Sequence from the Terriglobia bacterium genome:
ACGTGACCAGTCGGCGAAGACGCTCAATTCTTCGGTGCAGAAGCAGGGGGAACTTCAGGCCGATCGAATGGGGGTATTTCTCGCCTCCGTTGCCGGATACCAGGCGAATGCCGCTGAAAGCCTTCTTGGGCGAATCCAGAATATTCCGAATATTTCCGACAATTCTCATCCCGAATTCAATGCTCGTTTGAAAGAAACCGCCGACGAACTGCGTTCCATTGTCCGGTCCGTCGAGCTTTTCCGGGCCGGTATTTCGTTTTTCAACACTGAGCAGTACAGCAGGTCGGTGGCGGTATTTGAAGCCGTAGCAGCGATATTTCCAAGTCGAGAGGCACTCAATGATCTCGGGTTGGCGTATCACAAATTGGCCATGGAGTATTCGCCTCAGAACTGGGGCTTTAAGAAGTCTGTGATTCTTGATCCGGTGGCCCGGGCGATTGAACCGGTCCGGGAGGATTTGCCGGAGGCCAACTTGTTTACAGAGTTTTTGAACAAGGCGATCGAGAACTACCGACAGGCAATATCGCGGGATCCTTCCTACGTCGCGGTGCGTATCAACCTTGCGAGTGCGCTGGACGAGGAGGGGGATTATGCAGGGGCCCGCAGGGAACTTGAAGGGGCCCTGAAAATGAACGCCGCGTCCGAGGAACGGGCAAAGGTCCTGAATAACCTCGCCGTGATTGCAGCGAAGCAATCGCAGTGGGAGGAGGCGTCCGTGCTGTTGCGGCGCTCGGTCGATGCCGACAGCACATTTCCTGACCCTCACTTTAACCTGGCCCGTGTTTGGGAGTTGCAGGGCAATGCCAAGGATGCGAGCAGTGAATACGGCCGGTACGCCCGATTGGCCGAGAACCAGCGGGACGGTTGGCTCCGGATGGCCTATAACAAGTTGAACAAACCCTGGGTGGGAATGGCAGCAGAACCTTCAGAGGTCCTTCCAAAGCTGGGACGGGTCCAACTGGGAGCTTCTCTGAGGGTGATCTCGAAGGCACTGGGAGCGCCCGCCGTGACCTGGCAGCTCAAGACCCCCACACATTTTGACGTCTTTGTCAGCCTTTATGAGGCTTCTGGCCTGCTGGTTTCAGGCTCCGAGGACGTCATTGACTTTGTTCAAACCACGTCCGCCTATTCGGGGACCGATCCTGCCAATCAGCTCTCCCTCGGCATGACCCGCGACGAGTTGGCCACCCGGCTTCGGAATGCGACGCGGGTGCCCGTCTCCACCACCCGCGAAGGCTACATCAACTTCGGACGTGGCTTGGGGATCAACTTTCGCAACGAGAAAGTTGATACCTGGTACATCTTCGAACCCATCGTCTGATTTCAACCCTCAAAGCACGATTCGCCCGCCGCCCCTTGATGTGTGACCTCGGAAGTCCCCGCTTGCAGCCACCCCGGAGCAGCACGCGAGACGGCCCCGGCTCTCAGATCTGAGATTTCAGCGGCAGACAGCGGCCCGACGTGAATGGTCACAAGCTTCTTCAGGGACGCGGGCCGCGCGTCGGTTGACACCCATCATTCCTCTAGGCTATAGTCAGGTTCGGCATAATTGAGCGGCGCGTCAACACTCGTCCCTGACTCAGCATTAAACCCCTTAAAGTTGCATTTTGCTCTGATTCGGCCAGCATGAACCTTCCTATTGCACTAACACTCTCGCGAATTTTTCTGGTCCCCGTCGTGGTGGTGGTATTGCTCTCCAGCCGATTCCCGATCTTTCCGGACCTGTACGCCCAGTATCAGGAGTTCATCGCGGTCACGCTTTTTCTGGCGGCGGCCATTACCGATTCTCTCGACGGCTATTTTGCGCGGAAGCGGGGCCAAGTCACGACGCTGGGAATTCTTCTCGATCCCATTGCGGACAAACTCCTGATCTCCGCCGCCCTCATCTCCCTGGTGAAGACGGTCCCGTGGGTCCCCGCCTGGTTGGTGGTATTGATTATCGGTCGTGAATTTGTCGTGTCCGGCCTTAGGAACATCGCCTCCGCGGAAGGGTTCACGATTGATGCGTCGGAATTGGGGAAGATCAAAATGATCCTCCAGGTGATCGCGATTACGCTGATCATCATCGGGAGCAAGCACAAGAACTTTGAGCTGTTGGGACGGGTGGCGCTCTATCTGGTGGGGTTCTTTGCCGTGGTTTCCGCGGTCCAGTATTTCCGCCGGTTCTGGGGCAAAGTGGACAGCAGTATCAAGGAGCGTCAGCGTC
This genomic interval carries:
- a CDS encoding tetratricopeptide repeat protein — protein: MNCIDLAKIEGWLKGADPDALDREALAHLKSCRNCLQSLKIAVALKASAAIPAAESYLSSSLPCVAHIEDEVRLAYLDESMGEGERVAFEDHLGGCAACKQALLEWEYEIADLEQSKVEVPASLLAKARRVGETEIARHESAGWVESFLRGLSGVSSKRLQLRWAAALAIVVIVAMTSIFYFRSHNGIHPNQVARVNVNVPPSTGQSPQTQGSGQTTGKAGGIDPGTVERIQNILNQVERAADALPPRQIRLNIVDSNEYIAQVSPAGELTLSTQYIAATQNDDELAFLLAHEVSHRQHPTTCILSFSTSRDQSAKTLNSSVQKQGELQADRMGVFLASVAGYQANAAESLLGRIQNIPNISDNSHPEFNARLKETADELRSIVRSVELFRAGISFFNTEQYSRSVAVFEAVAAIFPSREALNDLGLAYHKLAMEYSPQNWGFKKSVILDPVARAIEPVREDLPEANLFTEFLNKAIENYRQAISRDPSYVAVRINLASALDEEGDYAGARRELEGALKMNAASEERAKVLNNLAVIAAKQSQWEEASVLLRRSVDADSTFPDPHFNLARVWELQGNAKDASSEYGRYARLAENQRDGWLRMAYNKLNKPWVGMAAEPSEVLPKLGRVQLGASLRVISKALGAPAVTWQLKTPTHFDVFVSLYEASGLLVSGSEDVIDFVQTTSAYSGTDPANQLSLGMTRDELATRLRNATRVPVSTTREGYINFGRGLGINFRNEKVDTWYIFEPIV
- the pgsA gene encoding CDP-diacylglycerol--glycerol-3-phosphate 3-phosphatidyltransferase, whose amino-acid sequence is MNLPIALTLSRIFLVPVVVVVLLSSRFPIFPDLYAQYQEFIAVTLFLAAAITDSLDGYFARKRGQVTTLGILLDPIADKLLISAALISLVKTVPWVPAWLVVLIIGREFVVSGLRNIASAEGFTIDASELGKIKMILQVIAITLIIIGSKHKNFELLGRVALYLVGFFAVVSAVQYFRRFWGKVDSSIKERQRRRRSILLRRKMRRDVEVK